One Manihot esculenta cultivar AM560-2 chromosome 6, M.esculenta_v8, whole genome shotgun sequence DNA segment encodes these proteins:
- the LOC110617785 gene encoding cyclin-U4-1, whose protein sequence is MADLEATVVMPKIITFLSSLLQRVAESNDHTHQLHPQRISVFHGLTRPNISIQSYLERIFKYANCSPSCFVVAYVYLDRFAHKQPSFPINSFNVHRLLITSVLVSAKFLDDIYYNNAYYAKVGGISTAEMNLLEVDFLFGLGFQLNVTPTTFNTYCSYLQREMMQSSVELDNPLNISRPLKLHCCFSEDESTHQKQLAV, encoded by the exons ATGGCGGATTTAGAGGCCACTGTAGTGATGCCTAAGATCATTACATTTCTGTCCTCTCTCCTCCAACGAGTGGCGGAGTCAAACGATCATACCCATCAGCTACACCCGCAGAGAATCTCGGTCTTTCATGGCCTCACCAGGCCTAACATATCCATTCAAAGCTATTTGGAGAGAATCTTCAAGTACGCCAATTGTAGTCCCTCCTGCTTCGTGGTCGCTTATGTGTATCTTGATCGCTTTGCCCACAAACAGCCTTCTTTTCCTATCAATTCTTTCAATGTTCATCGGCTGCTTATCACCAGCGTCTTGGTCTCTGCCAAGTTCTTGGATGACAT ATACTACAACAATGCATACTATGCCAAAGTTGGAGGGATCAGCACAGCAGAGATGAACCTTCTTGAAGTGGATTTCTTGTTTGGTTTAGGTTTCCAATTAAATGTGACGCCCACCACTTTCAACACTTACTGCTCATACCTCCAAAGAGAGATGATGCAATCTTCTGTTGAATTAGACAATCCTCTAAATATTTCAAGGCCCCTAAAACTCCATTGCTGTTTCAGTGAAGATGAATCCACCCATCAAAAGCAACTTGCTGTTTAG